ATAAAGGAGAGTTTAAAGGGACGGTTGAAATTAAACCTGAGGGCCTCCCAGCTACGCTCATTGATGTTACTTTAACGGTAGCGGGAAACCTGATTGTGAATCATGGATTAAACGATGAAACAACTTTAGCCCGTTTATCCTGGTTAAATACAGATGTAGCATTAGACAATGGCATCACAAATGGCTTTAAGCAAGTAACCAGAGCACAAAAAGACATCAGCATACTGGGCCGGAGCATTAGGCTTTCTGATCAGGGTTTGCCTTTAGATATCCAAAGTTATTTTGACAAAAACAACGAACTCATTTCTCCTCATGGACAGCCTATTCTTGCCGCCCCTATCAAATTTGTGATCCAACAAAAAGGCAAAGAGCTGGATTTAAAAGCTTCCACATTAAAATTTACAGACCATTTTCCGGGCTCTACACATTGGGAAACCACCCTCACTAACGGGGATATTACCGTAAATGTAAAAGGACGTGCAGATTACGACGGCTTTATAGGCTACAGTGCTACGGTATCTGCAACAAAAGACATCAACATAGACGACATCAGACTCCAGGTGCCTATGCAACCTGAAAAAGCCATTTACATGATGGGTTTGGACAAAGAAGGTGGCTTTAGTCCGGAAGAATGGAAATGGAAATGGGATGTTATTGAGAAACATCAGGATGAAGTCTGGATGGGCGCGGTAAACGGAGGGCTTAAGCTTAAACTTAAAGGCAAGAATTACCAGAGACAGCTTGTTAATTTATATTATCCTTTTGGACCGCTTCATGAGCCTGAATCCTGGGGCAATGGCAATAAGGGCGGTGTAGATATCTACAAGCAAGACAAAGCAGTTATGATTAAGGCTTATTCAGGTCAGCGAATCCTTAAAAAAGGTGAAACTTATTTGTTTGATGCTGAATTTTTAGTGACTCCCTTTAAACTAATCAACAAAAGCATTCAGTTTAATGACCGTTATTACCATTCTGATATTGACACCACCAGCAACACAATAAAACTTGCGGAACAGCATGGCGCCAATATCATTAACGTTCACCATAAAAAAGACATCTATCCTTTTCTGGACTATCCATTTGCCAATGACAATGTACCAGATTTAAAAGCTTTTATAGATAGCTCGCACGTTAAAAACTTTAAAACAAAGATTTATTATACTACCCGTGAAATCAGCGTAAACGCACCTGAATTATGGGCAATGCGTGCTTTGGGAGACGAAATTATATATCCTGGCCCAGGTATGGCCACCAGAACATTGGTAAATCCTAATGGCGTACACCCCTGGTTGGGCAAAAACCTCAAAGAAAACTTCATCCCTGGTTGGGTGGCCACCTTTACTGCCGGAAAGTACAAAGGCAGGCAAGACCTTGCCATATTAACCAGACCTGATTCGCGGCTAAATAACTTTTTTCTGGGCGGAATGGATTGGATGTGCAAGGAACTAAAAATAGATGGGATTTACATGGATGACCTTGCATTAGACAGGGAAACCATGCAACGCACGCGTAAAATCCTGGAACGAGAAAGACCCGGCGGTAAAATTGACATGCACACCTGGAACCATTACAACAAATATGCTAGATGGGCATCTTCGCTAAATTTATACATGGACATGTTACCTTATATAGACCATTTATGGGTTGGTGAGGCAAGAGATTATAACCGCTCTGCAGATTACTGGCTAATTGAAGTGAGCGGAATTCCTTTTGGTCTTTCTTCGCAAATGCTAAACAAAGGCGGCAACCCATGGCGCGGAATGGTTTTTGGCATCACCAACAGGTTAGGGTGGTTCAGGGCTAAAACTCCAGAATACATCTGGAAATTCTGGGACGACTATCACATTGAAAGAAAACAAATGATCGGTTTCTGGAACGACGAAGTACCCGTTAAGACCAATAATCCAGAGACACAGGCTACCATTTACAAAGGTAAAGACGAAGTAATTATTGCCGTAGCCAACTGGACCTCTAAACCTGCTAAATGCAAATTACTTATTGACTGGGAGGCCATTGGCATGAAACCAAATGAAGTTACGGCAACCATTCCTGAAGTTAAGGAATTTCAGGATGCGAAAGCCATTAACCTAAAAGATGATATTGAAATGGAGGCTGAGAAAGGCTACCTGATTGTGATTAAAAAAAACCAATAAGGCATGAAGAATCTTTTTAAGTTATCCTTGTCGCTTGCGGTAGTGTTTTGCAGCACATTTTATGCTGCAAACGCACAATCTGTTACTAAAATATATGTAGATCCAAAAGGGAGCGAAACCGCAAACGGAAGCAAAAACAACCCTGTTAATAGCCTGACAAAAGCGGTAGCTTTAGCAAAAGGCAGCGGCAAACAATCTTCTGCCCCTATAGAAATCATTTTAAGGGGAGGAACTTATTTCTTAAACCAGACTTTTGAGATTACGGCAAAAACGGGCTGGGATTCTAAGGTACCCTTAACTCTTACCGGCTATAAAAAAGAAAAGGCTATTTTACACGGTGGCAAAATTGCCGGTAAGGAATTGATCCTTCCTGTTTCTGATCCTGAATTTGCACAACGGTTTTCGCCCGAGGTAAGAAGTAAAATCAGGCAAATTAACCTGGATCAGGCAGGTATCACCAATATTGGCAAAATGCATACGTTTGGATTCTCCAGACCTATTTCTCCTGCCTGGCTGGAAATATTTATTGATGGGCATCCGGGCACTATTGCCCGCTGGCCAAATAAAGGTAGCATCCCTATAAAATCTGTGTTGGATACCGGATCTGTTCCACGTTGGGGAGACCTTAGTAACCGCGGCGGTGTTTTCACTTATGCAGATTCAGTAAGCAGGCCCTCAAAATGGAAACACCCCGAAAAAGCCTGGATCTCCGGCTATTTTATGTGGGGCTATGCGGACGACGCTGTACAGTTAAAAGCTATTGATACGGTTAAAAAAGTCATTTCGAGTAAATACCCTTCGTATTACGGTTTTAGCAGCGGAAAGGGCTGGCGTTCCTGGTACGTGTATAATCTTCCTGAAGAGATTGATCTTCCGGGAGAATATTATGTAGAAGAAAGCACCAGGACTTTATATTTCCTGCCGCCCGATAATTTCGATAAAGTTGAAATATCTGAAATGGAGACACCCTTGCTTGCCCTTGATGACGTATCAAATGTTACGGTTAAGAACCTCTTTTTCC
The nucleotide sequence above comes from Pedobacter sp. MC2016-14. Encoded proteins:
- a CDS encoding glycoside hydrolase domain-containing protein; amino-acid sequence: MKKLLLFTLTLMGPFVYAQNKDKLTHAIDVDAIRETKLTGYIGLEPTIMSKPAKTENVKSLLKRFPEKKYFTFPESRANSIRLLDSLPEKWTSYTARELSSVNGKAQPGEYYTFQVGVYADALQLKNIQVNFSSLKNSAGQLIKDVTCFNTGGISFKGEKFSKTISSKPKTVLPLWFGVNVPEDYKGEFKGTVEIKPEGLPATLIDVTLTVAGNLIVNHGLNDETTLARLSWLNTDVALDNGITNGFKQVTRAQKDISILGRSIRLSDQGLPLDIQSYFDKNNELISPHGQPILAAPIKFVIQQKGKELDLKASTLKFTDHFPGSTHWETTLTNGDITVNVKGRADYDGFIGYSATVSATKDINIDDIRLQVPMQPEKAIYMMGLDKEGGFSPEEWKWKWDVIEKHQDEVWMGAVNGGLKLKLKGKNYQRQLVNLYYPFGPLHEPESWGNGNKGGVDIYKQDKAVMIKAYSGQRILKKGETYLFDAEFLVTPFKLINKSIQFNDRYYHSDIDTTSNTIKLAEQHGANIINVHHKKDIYPFLDYPFANDNVPDLKAFIDSSHVKNFKTKIYYTTREISVNAPELWAMRALGDEIIYPGPGMATRTLVNPNGVHPWLGKNLKENFIPGWVATFTAGKYKGRQDLAILTRPDSRLNNFFLGGMDWMCKELKIDGIYMDDLALDRETMQRTRKILERERPGGKIDMHTWNHYNKYARWASSLNLYMDMLPYIDHLWVGEARDYNRSADYWLIEVSGIPFGLSSQMLNKGGNPWRGMVFGITNRLGWFRAKTPEYIWKFWDDYHIERKQMIGFWNDEVPVKTNNPETQATIYKGKDEVIIAVANWTSKPAKCKLLIDWEAIGMKPNEVTATIPEVKEFQDAKAINLKDDIEMEAEKGYLIVIKKNQ